cacaaaaacaaacgtgtgtgtgtgtagttcaCCCTATGGTATGGGgacaaaatgtccccacaaagatGGCAATATCCAGAATCCttgtccttgtggggacattttttggtccccatgagAAAGCAAGCTtgtaaatcatacagaatgaagttttgaaaatctaaaaaagcagaaagtttcctgtggGGTAGCTTGTTGGGTGTTGTTTGTTGGCAGgatgctatttttatttatgtcagTGTTAATCATGAATATCTTAAAGcagatagttcaccaaaaaattaaaattctgtcatcattcactcacactcatgttgttAATCTtagaaacacaaatgaagatgtttttaatgaaatcttagtttttttctgttcctCCATTGGTCAAGGTcataaagaatttaaaaaaaaaatccaaataggAGTCATTTCACACATTCATATGGATCAGTTTTATGGCACCTTTATGACCTTTTGAATCttataaatgatgacagaattttattttttaagtaactgtccctttaagacaggggtgtcaaacttaattcctggagggccacagccctgcagtgtttagctccaaccctaattaaacacagctgatccagctaatcatgTCTTTCAGGCTTATTTGGAAAATACATGgcatgtgtgttggagcagggttcctccaggaactgagACACCCCTGCTTTAAGagttttaaaatggaaaagGCGTTGCATCTGGATGGACCAAAGTCAACAGTTTCTTCCTAAATTCTTCAGTGCTGAGCAAAACTAAATGCTGTGCTGTAATttaaacaagtttcactttgTGGCACAGtaaacaatatactgtataccagattttattaattaaaacagtCAAAAATGTTACTTACTACACTATATCTGATTTAGAGATCAGTACTAGGGCTCTGCAGGATTTATGACAAAATTGATGAGGCTGATAAATCAGTCAGAGCTTTACTAAAATCATTCAAGGCTAGCATCACCCATGAtgtaaggtaaaaaaaaaaaaaaaattatcttgtcAACACTGTCTCTTTCTATCTTATTTACTGACTGAAAGGTATCATGTTGAATGTCGTCCTTTCCCCTCTTTCTTTGGCCTCAATTCCATCTCTCCTCCTATCTTCTCCTCTCTTTGATGAAATCTTGGCTGAGGTTTCTTTTATCTGTCAgacatctctctgtctgtcagtATCTGCTGCCCTGATGTCTGTGAAGGTGTCTGGAGTAAAGAGTGCACCTGTGATTGCTTTGAAGAACTTTGACTGTGTAATTCACACCTCGGACAGGATCTTGGACAAAAGTAACAGCATATCTTGCCACTCAAGGCCACTGAGAATAAACTCAAAACGCAACTGACTGACATTTTACAGATTCACAGAAAGTCTGTAATGTGTCACTTTCATTTGCACCACAACATCGCTCCTCTCAAGCATACAGGCATCCCAGCTCTCTGGCTCTGTTTTCCTGGCTGACCACTGCTTGTGACAAACAGTGAATATCTCTGGCAGATCTATATGAGGGACACAGATGCTTCACAACATGTAATTATAGCTTCATGAATGAAGTGTTGGGCAGAGAAAATCAATGAGATCTACATACAATACCAACAACAATTAATAATTAGCAAATAAGAGCAACAACAATTTATaaagtgtgttgtgtttttttttgtttttaaaatggtcTTGTTTATGTATAAGGTTTTTTTCCcatataaatcagcatataaatATGCAACTCTCCGTCCCAACCTTACACTTGCCTAGAAAGTCCATACCATGTATCTCCAAAATGCGCCAAACAACCCGTCTTACACAcagtccatctctctctctttctctctctctcagcagcAGATATACCCGTCAGTACACTGTGCACTCTTAGCTCACTGTGGACAGACACAAACAGACGTCATCTCTATCTTTGCTGATTCCTGTGCTCACTGACATGTGTCATCTTAGATTTATTTCCGGTTGTGCTTAGGAGCAAATATATATCTTTGGGAGGGCTGACTAGGCTAGTTTTGATATAATTTTAGTTGAGACAATTGCATTAGAATGtgtcttaaataaataatattataaacatgGATACATTATAATTGaataatagataaataataatagataaAGGCAACAGTGGAAAGGAAACCTGTTGAAAAAAGCAACATGTACACTGCAAGaaagggaaaatttattttcataacaCTATTACATAACgctatgtttttgtttactgttaaaaacaaGGGCtatcaatagaaaaaaaaatattatctcAAAACaccaaaataatataataatatgtaaattctgtaaatgttttaaaaacaattttattaaagcatatttaattcatatttaaagttACCTCTATAAAAacctaaataaatatacacttttggtcaaaagttagtattatcaagattttttaaatgtttttgaaaagtatCTTATGTTCActattgcaattattttattaaaaatacagtaaaaactgtaatgttgtgataaatcattacaatttaaaacaacaaatgaaaTTTGTTTCTGCaacatcattacttcagtgtcacacgagccttctgaaatcattctaatatgctgatttgatgctaaataaacatttcttctaAAGTTCAATACtgataacaatttttttttttcttcgttttTTTTACTGATaacagtatttttgtggaaaaataaaaaaattttcttGGAcaaatagaatgttcaaaagaacagcatttattggaaaTGGCAAtctaaaagtattaatttctttttaataaattaaaaataatatataacaaatttttgaattgtagtgtagcatggtttgaaaaaaaaaaaaaaaaaagaataaattaataaatcttaAATATCCCACTCCCTAGCAccccagtttgaaaacccctgctcTATTATCTTATTAAATGTACTGGCCCTTTTTTCTCTCTATATGCTCTatatggggactctccataggcgtaatggtttttatactgtacaaactgtattttctattgctctatacaccaaccctacacctaaacctactccTCACAGAAAACTTTGTGcgttattacattttcaaaaaaaaaaactttaacaaatttttatgccttttgaattacggggacatagacAGTGTTCTCATAAACCACATTCACgctgtaatacctctgtcatacccatgtcattatacaaatttgtatcCCCATAAACCACCCAAACCAGTGCACGCATTTTCAATAAATTTGCTTGAGCAAAATGTTTTGTCAGAGCTCACTCAACAGCAAAATCGTTTTGTGTCTATGTCTGTCTTGCAGGTGTCCTGTTGTGTTGAATTCAGAAAGCTGTGCTTTGTGAATGGTGTTGTACTGTTGAATGAAAGGGTGAAGTGTCAGAAGCTGAAAACTTTGAGTCAACCCtccttctctccctctctttatGGTGAGACGAGTTCTAAACATCTGCCAGAACACAGTGCCAGGCAAATATCAGCTATCAGCCACCTATCCTCGCCAACATCACTTCCTGCTGCTATATATGTGTCAGgctcattttatttgtatgtttgtgtcCATGTACTTTCAAGTGCATTAGATTAATTTCAGGTGCAAACTGTGCAATAAGAAAGATCACAACAACAAACAGAAGGGGGTGGAAGGTTTAGCGCACCTGTACAGATGCTCATATTCAAGAAGCCATTACTGAACACAAACACTTCGGTAACATACATATTTATGTCAGTTTACACTTTTTGTGGTAAGGTTATACACCACATCTCAAAAAGCAATAAAAGACCATTTATGTGTTCTTTCTGCAATTTTGTGCCCCACAGGACACTTGAAATTCAGGCATTGCTACAGCAATACATAAAACTagatcattttttttcatattgtaaAACCTTCTGTATATAAAAGAGGACATCTTGGGGTTTTCTGTGGTATCCAATTTGCCAAGATTGAAACATGATAAACTGTTTTTCCTGTAGCAAACAGCTGCTATTGCAACTATCATTCTTTTGACTGGAAGATCTCAGGATGATACACACACTCAATGACTGATGGAATTTGTCAGAATCAATTCATCCCTTATTCAGTCGTTCTCGAATCTCTCTGTTTTTGCATCTCTCcagtttttctgcatttttgccTCTTTTTCAATGTGCATCAATATTCTCGATTTTCTTGTTTTGTCCCCTCTTTTTCAGTAATGCACAGTGCTCCGTCTGACTCAGATGGTGACTCACTGACTGTGTCCACTGTGCTATGAGTTCCAATTATCTACATGCATTTCAAGAACTGTATGCTGTAATGTTATTTCATATAGAATTAAGTgtaattttcatgtttttgttttgcctAGAACCCCACAGGTGTGCTTGTGTTCAGCTTcaaccttcttttttttttcaaatatagaAAGTTAGAGAGCTGAGTGTTACAAACAGGAGACCTCCTGTCCTTGTAAATGGATTGTGTTCCAATCTAAATTAGATTCAGTGGTGTAATAGAAAAGAATAAGGCAGGCACAAGGTTTAGGGCTGCACAGACAATTTTCCAAGAATCAGAGCATAATGTCTCCATTTCCAGGCAATCAGGATTTACTTTAGGGCACTGTAAGTGCTTTCCATTTTCGTAAGATAGTAAATCCTTATTTTTGAGCAAATCCTGACACTTGTTACTCAAACTAACAGATATGGGTTGTGGTAGACTTGCAGTAATTTATAAGAGAGAATAGTTAAATTCATTAGAATGACTGATTTATTTTGACATTCATGATCATCAGTGCTCACAACGGAAGCAATAAGGACCCTGCTGCTTGCCATTTTAACGTGTTTGAATAATCAAGACATCAACATTTCATTTGCAATTCCAAAATAATCAAGGCGGCATaatgcaaattaaataatttaactgcTGCTCTTGTGGTTTAGAATAAAACACAATACGctgcaaaatgttttaatattactgACTCAACCCAACTGCATTGGGTTAAATCAACAAAAGTCATGTTTTTTCAAAGACAAGATTCTAGTTTAAACAGAAATAGCTACTTAAGGTAAAAACTACATACTTTAAAGATAgattatgtatgtttttgtttatgtttgactgttttatttgttcCAATAGTACTAGTGGTTTTGAACTTAACACTGACACCTATTGGCCTAGTACTTGGCTGGCTGTTGCATTGCACCGATCTGCGTACTGGAACTGCGGGTCGTCATGGTTTGTTTCATCACTCCAGCAGAGATTGCCTGTttggacattttatttttccactCGTACCCATTCTGTTTGGACTGGCGAATCAGCATGTCTGGACTTGCTGACATATTGTCAACTTGGACTTCTGTGTCATGTTGAACTGCTTGTTtggacatttttgtttttatcccACACTCATTTGATTTGAACTGTCTGGTGAATGGCACACATGATCTATACCAGCATTTTAAGCAAAGGCTTGGGTGTTATGTGTCTGTACGTATATTGTACGTTTTTGTCATACTATTGAGTTACTTGTTTTGTctagatgtattttttttctgctttgtgCAGTAAAATTACTTATAACTGTCAGAAAGTAAAATCAACATTATTAGTAGAAGTAGTAGTAGCTTGATGACGCTGCTGGTCATGTGATGTCGCCGATGAGGGGCGACCCGCTCCATAAAAGAATTAAACAGCTTTTTCTGGAAAACTGATAAGAATGGAGATTTTATCTTAGGCTATGTGAGTCTACATTATttctaaaatgtgctttttattcattatgTGAAAACAAATTACTGGGTGcacatttaacattttgcacTGTTTAAATAGGCCTACTGTCCCTAATTAAATCGTGGAAATCCGCGACAATGTTTGGATGTCGACAacgtttgtttttaaaatgagcaGGTATTGAGAGATACTGCGCAACAGGTTGTTACTTTTTATTAGACACGTAAGCTTCTGCTAGCCTACTCATGCATAAGACGAAGCGCAGTTATAACCACGGCTTTATACAGAAATATAAGAAAATGCTGCACTCATCCCAATCATGGAAAAAGTGCCGTGAGCGCTCACCTGTAGGACGGTTTTAGCAGTTATCGAGGACACTATAGTGGTGCATATAAATTCGTCATGTATCAGTCGCTGTCCCATGGTGAAAAGCATCGGGGTGGCCAGGAGAAAAGACGCGACCCACATGGCGCTGATGAGTTTCTTGGTGCGGCTCCGCGACATGATGCTCTTCGCCTTGAACGGGTGGCAGATGGCCATGAAGCGCTCCACGCTCAGGCTGGCGATGTTGAACGCCGTCGCATACGAGCAGCCGTCCCGCAGAAAGTAGTACCCTTTACAAACAGCCTCGCCAAAAGCCCACGGGTGGTGCACCCAGATGAAGTTGTATAACTCAATGGGCATGCAGAGGATCAAGATGAGCATATCGGATATGGCCAGACTCGCCAGGTGATAGTGCACCGTACTCTGGAGGTTTTGAAGAGATTTCTTCGTGAGAAGTGTGTACAGGGTGATCGAGTTCCCCAAACATCCGATTACAAACAACACCACATAAATCACAGTAACAAAAACTTTAGAATAGATGTCTGTATTCACGTCCAAATCCTCCTCGGAGACGCTTTCCGTTTCATTGTCCAGAAATTGCTCGGACCGGTTCGCCGAAGAGAGAAGTTTCTGCGTTAAGATGCGCAAGTCTATGAAGTTGCGTCCTGATAGCGTAGTATTAACCTCCATGTTAGTTTTAAATATCAACACACAACGAAGGTAAAATTAAACAGCATTTTCCTTGCTatgtttttcacatttgtaCATTTCGCGAGCTGTGCGCAAATCTGTGGTGAACTGGGGCCACTGCTGTAAACTTACTCTTACAGGTCTGCGAAAGCGAGACGTTCAGAGGCTTTTATATGATGAGGAGGCGTACGAACGCAAACCTTGAgcaatgacgcagtgccattcAACGATTGgtgtatttttttctctgtgaGACTGAGCTATAACCTTGAACATATCAAGAGCGTCTCAGTTCAGAGCGCTTTATTGAAATGTCCTGGATATAAGGTTTAGAAACATGTTGGATATTGAAGTCAGATTTTTTAGCTGAAGTAAAATGTTCTCATCATTATTTTAGCACATTTGTTTCCATCTGTTCCAACTTGTAACAATAATTTCTGCTCTACTTTGAGTTTTTAGAGCTTTCTTcattagtttaattaaaaattggtGAAATGTGCAAGCTTGATAAAAAATGGGAGTGGTAATGTTACTTCCCACTGGAACAGGTAGTAagatgttaaaaaacaaacaaacaaaaatattctaAGAAAACAATTATAAGCAATGtataaattatgttatgtgctaatttttgaaaatgttattaaagaccagaaaattactggaagaatgtttgtttttaactttaagaGAATTTTGCCACACTATTAGCCAAAGTTCTGAGAACATTTCCTGTTTGTTGGGAATAGACCTACTCTTTGCTGCTGTTTGTCACTTTTGCACCACTTAGATTTTGCTTAAAATTCAAGGCAGCAGACTTGAGTTATCATTTTGAGTAGACTGcaaaatatccaaaaaaaatatatatatatatatatatatatatattcaagcATTTTATCAGGCCAGTTTCCACTTTGGGCCACTTTCCTAGTCAGTTTAAtggtttttactgtattctgTGACATTGACATGCTGGCTGCACAATATCTAGCTTAATATGCAGCTTAATATAATAGAAATATTGACATGAAAATTGTTGAAAATTGTAAGTTTATTATCATTAGCTCATTagtgagagagtggagagacaAAATAGGAGCCCAGCTATGCAGGAAACATAGCTTTCTCAGATGAGTATTCAAAGgtaattattcagaaatatgtGTCTccgattgaccaatcagaatcaagcagAGAGTTGTGTAATACGAAAAGGTATTAAGTAAAGTGGGCAGTGCAGAAGCCTGATGGCTTGTATAGTAGAAACtgttttttaatctatttgttcATGACTGGATCCCCCAGAAGCATCTGTCAGAGTGTAGTGGTACATACAGATTGTGTTCTGGGTgtcttcttttattattttgtggcTTTTCCTCAGACAACATGACTGgtgtgttttgcatttttagatataatttgaatacaatttgaatataaataacaaagacgtattcatttattattttgagaTATGTCAGCAAGTGCAACTGTAATTAATGACCCACACATATGAACAGTGAAAATGTTCAAAGGTTAATGGCATTTAATTCTATACAACAACTGTCCATCACTCAGGATAATGAAGATCTAATGATATTATGAGTCAGGCCTGTCAGGAATGAGGTGGATAGAGGGTGATGGATGGGAAAGAGCAGGCGTTTGTCGTCAGACTTGTCTCAGTGTTGTGATCTCTTTCGTCAGCTCTACAGTATCTCCTGTCTCAAGAATAATGGTCTCTGAATGTCCTATGATTAATAAATCTCTTCACCACCTGCCCCTAATTCTGGCTGTCGCAAGGAGGATGAAGATGAGCCCCTTTCTAATGTGGTCTGTCCCATCTTCATTAATTGTGACATtatgtaaatcatgcttttacaTTTGgccatttttcaaaatgctAAAGCATGCCACAGCAGTTTAATTGAAAGCTTGACTTAACatacaaaacttttgaatgcaaACTTTATGTTAGGATGATAATAAGTAGTGCACattaacattataatataataaaatgttaaatagtgCCAGTATGTTAATAAAATCAATGTTCTTGTCCAAATTGTACCTGTAACAGAAgtgattaaattatattagcTAAATTATGGGAGTTTAATTATTATGTCTAAAGAGAGTGTAGATCATTTTTAAATTCTATGGTTCTGTTTTTTCTAGAAATTAACATTGACATCAacatttacagtttaaaaataaataaattctgttaaCTAACTAATTAATAGAACGGTCAGAAAGTATGGCtataattacaatataattacaaCCAAAAATCATAAAGCTGGATTCAGAGTTAGAAACCGTCTTAATAGGCTCTTCGTTGGATCTGTCTGAAAGATAACATGCTGAATTTTGTTATTCCTTACGCTTGCATGCCCTCGTTATGGCTTTCCATAAAATCATGACTCCTGAGGTTAGCTCTCTCTCCTCCCGCTCCCTCTCCTTTTTGGTAATAACTTTTGTTTCCCACAATCATAAATCatgcagaagaagaaaaagaacagaggaagaaacaaaacaaaacaaaccaaaccaaaccaaacatatttcaaaaattGATGAGATGATAAAAGCAGATTAAGAAAATAATACCACATTCATTTCAGTGTGTTAGTTAATGTCCTATTCATTTCATCTATCATATTGCAGGAGAATGTCTACAGCAGTTCACTAAATTTGAATCCAGATGTTTTATGCAGTCTGTAGCTACACTTTGTTCTTTGGCTCAGTTCCATGTAGATTAATTACCATTTGGATGTAAATGTGACCCCTTTTCTCATGTTAATTAGATTTCACAGTGATCAAGTTTGTAATAATTCTCAGTGGCCCACTCCTGATAACCAATTTGTAATTTATGGCCATTATTAAAAGTGGCATAACCCAGCACTCACTTTATTTTCTCTAAAGCACTGCAGATCTTTCACACAGCAGAAAGTCCATTGTTGTGAATGCACAGTGTGGGTCTGCTGCTGTAGTTAATGCTGATTTGCTCACATACTGCTTTGTATGTGCTTGTATGGTTAATGAAAACATTATGAAACAAATAGCACATTCTACTCAACTTCACATAAGTGCGTGGTCTTCTTGACGTGGATGGGAAAACATAGGTGTCAAACATATTTTCATAATTAGCCACCTCTCAAGAAGATTACAAAAGTCTTTCTCAATTTAAAAGTCCTGAAGTCAAGTGTTCTCACAATGCAACCCATCATTAATATTCAAATCCCATCAACATCAACTCAGGTCTTGAGAACTGTTGATTGCTTGAACATTTATCACTGTGTCGCCAGCATGTTATTTTATTGGTTGAAAGGAAGTTTTCCAGTGGGAGCTCTGTAATTTCCTCCTGAAGTGCCATGCACCATTGCAATTTTCTTCTGGCTGATGTGGCAGGCATATTGGACCTTATTATTGATCTGTGAACAAGAGTTTTTATGCATTGCATCTCATGCGCAACAGTGTTTACATGTGTGTAGCCTTTTAGTTTTGTAGCAAAGGACATCCTGGAGGCTTTCTCTGTATATAaaagtacttattttttttgctttcagaACCCTTCAAAAAGGGCCACTGCACTGGTAAGACATCAGCAGAAACTTGTTGTTTAATATTGTATgtaattaataatgataatcaaatattttatcacAATGCACAGACATTTTTGAATGGCATTCAATTGATGAATGATGCCCAAATGGTGTAGTTACATTATCGACCAACAGGGGCTCGCTGGGGCAGTCAGCCTTGATCTCCTGGTACTGccaaaataaatctaatttaagAGATGCAACATATCAAGGGCCTATTTCTGTGGGTCATTCATCCATAGCTATAAAAGTAATGGCAGTAAGATAAGAAATATTTAAGGCAGAGATTTTGTGCTATAAATACCTTGCTCTCTTGTAAGCACATTCTTTGAACAGGAAATTAACAAGAAATTCATTATCGGCGAAGGTAGAATGATCTGACATTTGTgaatgatacatttttacacGGTAATAGAATTTTCATTGCCACAAAATTCCCATTGATTCACCACTGAGTCTGTTTTTATACTCACACTCATTTACATTATGTAAATGACATTTTAGGTTGGGAGCTAAACTACCTtgcaaatacagtatattcatgCATATTCTATTAATGCAGATGATGTGAACAAATTCTATACTTAGAAGAATCCCTCAAAATGAGCTTAGACAACAAGTCCTGGGCATGTAGTACAGATGtgaagatgaaaaaaaataatgtttttattagtagtagtattactactactactactaaatacatacatacataagcAGTGTCTGCGACTCCAATGAGTCATctgaatttattaataatttgagaaataATCTGGTTTATTGGATTTAGATGTACCCTCTAAATAACACTGACTTCTGTTTTCATGGTCACAAGTGTTAAATATCACAACATaaaggattataaatataaacactttTGTCTGTCTTTCCTGGATGTTCTCTGCCCCTTcctctgaatgaatgaataaatttcCCTCAGAGAGACATTAGCCGTGGTTTGCCTTTGCTCTTTGACTCTCTTTGTCTGAATGCCTCCACAATGGCATTTGGTATTTCCTCTCCCAAATGCTTTACTGGTGCCATGAATAATTCATTTTGGTTACATTTGGTGGATTGtgtatttcttttt
This sequence is a window from Onychostoma macrolepis isolate SWU-2019 chromosome 23, ASM1243209v1, whole genome shotgun sequence. Protein-coding genes within it:
- the ntsr1 gene encoding neurotensin receptor type 1 yields the protein MEVNTTLSGRNFIDLRILTQKLLSSANRSEQFLDNETESVSEEDLDVNTDIYSKVFVTVIYVVLFVIGCLGNSITLYTLLTKKSLQNLQSTVHYHLASLAISDMLILILCMPIELYNFIWVHHPWAFGEAVCKGYYFLRDGCSYATAFNIASLSVERFMAICHPFKAKSIMSRSRTKKLISAMWVASFLLATPMLFTMGQRLIHDEFICTTIVSSITAKTVLQVNAFLSFVIPMAVISALNGVIASQLLRMFRESAQDNRICIIGGNATMLSVAVEPNRAQSMRHGVMVLRAVVIAFVVCWLPYHARRLMYCYVTEWAPALFNFYHYFYMVTNVLFYVSSAINPILYNLVSANYRQIFFSTLRYLILPCRHKKQKRILTRHSISICSNQTFSTNVIKETIY